In Antechinus flavipes isolate AdamAnt ecotype Samford, QLD, Australia chromosome 3, AdamAnt_v2, whole genome shotgun sequence, a genomic segment contains:
- the JAM3 gene encoding junctional adhesion molecule C, with amino-acid sequence MALSRRLPLRLCPGPSLLVLLLFVRSCLIGAVNLKSSNQNPVVREFESVELSCIITDSQTNDPRIEWKKIKDDQTTYVFFDNKIQGHLAGRAELLGKTSLKILNVTRSDTASYRCEVVARNDQKEIDEIVIDLTVQVKPVIPVCRVPKAVPVGKSATLHCQENEGYPRPHYRWYRNDIPLPTDSKANPRFRNSSFVLNSETGTLVFNAVHKEDTGQYYCIATNEAGFAKCEEQEMEVYDLNIGGIIGGVLVVLAVLVLITLGICCAYRRGYFINNKQNGESYKNPGKPDGVNYIRTDDEGDFRHKSSFVI; translated from the exons GTTGTCTTATTGGGGCTGTGAATTTGAAATCCAGCAACCAGAATCCTGTAGTACGGGAATTTGAAA gTGTGGAACTGTCTTGCATCATTACAGACTCTCAAACAAATGATCCCAGGAttgagtggaaaaaaattaaagatgatcaAACAACCTATGTATTCTTTGACAATAAAATTCAGG GGCACTTGGCAGGTCGTGCAGAGCTCTTGGGAAAAACTTCTCTGAAGATCCTAAATGTCACACGATCAGATACGGCCTCTTACCGCTGTGAAGTTGTAGCTCgaaatgatcagaaggaaatTGATGAGATTGTCATTGATCTTACAGTACAAG TGAAACCAGTGATTCCTGTCTGCAGAGTGCCAAAGGCTGTACCTGTTGGCAAGTCAGCAACACTGCACTGCCAGGAGAATGAGGGTTATCCCCGACCCCATTATAGATGGTATCGAAATGATATACCTTTGCCAACTGATTCCAAAGCCAACCCCAGATTTCGAAATTCTTCATTTGTCTTGAACTCTGAAACTGGCACACTG GTTTTCAATGCTGTACACAAGGAAGACACAGGCCAGTACTACTGCATTGCTACCAATGAAGCCGGCTTTGCCAAATGTGAAGAACAGGAGATGGAAGTCT ATGACCTGAACATCGGTGGTATCATCGGAGGGGTTTTGGTTGTCCTGGCTGTCCTAGTCCTGATAACTTTGGGCATCTGCTGTGCGTACAGACGGGGTTATTTCATCAACAACAAACAGAATGGAGAAAG CTACAAGAATCCAGGGAAACCTGATGGGGTTAACTATATCCGGACAGATGATGAG GGGGATTTCAGACACAAGTCATCTTTTGTGATCTGA